The following proteins are co-located in the Papaver somniferum cultivar HN1 unplaced genomic scaffold, ASM357369v1 unplaced-scaffold_128, whole genome shotgun sequence genome:
- the LOC113332024 gene encoding uncharacterized protein LOC113332024, whose amino-acid sequence MMLGKRARPSMRRTTSMTGLTVDPINMDTSLPPLDPSINDVMVLRAHHHHVQNNINNNKQVSVGDVNITDHGFVHHHLSRRNTVGGGDVITSNTEFEQKFMSSNVAPPKPRFNQRRNSGDFAVEAAAHFLRSCGLCKRRLAPGRDIFMYRGDAAFCSLECRQQQIQQDEKKERCSWVSKKEIPLVVVAATVAGSESSNNGETVAAA is encoded by the exons atgatgttgggGAAGAGAGCTAGACCATCAATGAGAAGAACAACAAGTATGACAGGATTAACTGTAGATCCAATAAATATGGATACATCATTACCACCTTTGGATCCTTCTATTAACGATGTCATGGTTCTTAGAGCTCATCATCACCATGTACAGAATAATATCAATAACAATAAACAAGTGAGTGTGGGTGATGTTAATATTACAGATCATGGGTTTGTTCATCATCATCTCTCGAGAAGAAAtactgttggtggtggtgatgttaTTACTTCAAACACCGAATTTGAACAGAAATTTATGTCAAGTAATGTTGCACCGCCTAAACCTAGATTTAACCAGAGAAGAAATTCAGGGGATTTTGCTGTTGAAGCTGCTGCACATTTCTTGAGATCTTGTGGACTCTGTAAACGTCGGCTTGCTCCTGGTCGTGATATCTTCATGTACAG GGGTGATGCCGCATTTTGTAGCTTAGAATGCAGGCAACAACAAATTCAACAGGATGAGAAAAAAGAAAGGTGTTCGTGGGTTTCAAAGAAGGAAATTcctttggtggtggtggcggcgacggtaGCCGGATCAGAGTCTTCCAATAATGGAGAGACGGTAGCAGCCGCATAA